One Lytechinus variegatus isolate NC3 chromosome 11, Lvar_3.0, whole genome shotgun sequence DNA segment encodes these proteins:
- the LOC121423533 gene encoding neurotrypsin-like produces the protein MVNGSWEALCGNNNWIADVAEVVCGSLGYGRSNVLTRRNLWGDSDVDITYTLMDCHSMASRLHECTLGRVGECQGSRYAGVACDTFQLNNMSLRLTNGTGPHEGRVEVSYLDRWNGLCGRKVDRTRSDVLCRSVGYDRVFAVLQHGAFGEPSNLFFDRIFCQTTDMFQKCRLSVYKDNYCIAGFGGTSISCDTHGFDVDVDADSFKDMMLSIE, from the exons ATGGTGAACGGATCGTGGGAAGCCCTCTGCGGAAATAACAATTGGATAGCTGATGTCGCGGAAGTAGTTTGTGGATCTTTAGGATACGGACGGAGCAACGTATTGACGCGACGAAACTTATGGGGGGATTCCGATGTCGATATTACCTACACTCTAATGGATTGCCATAGCATGGCCTCTAGATTACACGAGTGCACCCTCGGTAGGGTTGGGGAATGCCAAGGAAGCAGGTACGCCGGAGTAGCATGCGACACAT TCCAACTCAATAATATGAGTCTTCGATTGACCAATGGTACCGGTCCTCATGAGGGTCGAGTTGAAGTCTCATACCTTGACAGATGGAACGGCCTCTGTGGAAGGAAAGTGGATCGTACCAGAAGCGACGTTCTTTGTCGAAGTGTGGGCTATGATCGAGTGTTTGCAGTGTTGCAGCATGGGGCATTTGGGGAACCTTCAAACCTATTCTTCGACCGCATATTCTGCCAAACAACTGATATGTTTCAGAAATGTCGTCTCAGCGTCTATAAGGACAATTACTGCATAGCTGGTTTTGGCGGTACTTCAATTTCCTGTGACACTC